The segment TTCACCGGCTCGCGGGTAAACAGCTCGGGTGTGGCCAGCAACTCTTCCAGCTTGGCAATCTCCGCCTCCAGGCGGGCAATCTCGCCCGGCAGAGCGTCGAGCTTGTGCTGCTCGGTAAAACTCAGTCCTTTTACCGTGGGCGTTGCCGCCTTGGCTGCACCACCTTTGGCCCGCTTGGACCCTTTCTGTGCTTTGACGTCACTGAAATCACCGCCGCGTTGCGAGCGGTAGTCGCTCCAGCCGCCAGCATAGACCGTACCGCGCCCGTCGCCTTCCAGCGCAACAGTTGTACTCGCCACCCGATCCAAAAAGTCGCGGTCGTGGCTGATCAGCAGCACGGTGCCGTCATAATCACCCAGCAAGTCCTGCAACAAATCCAGCGTCTCGACGTCCAGATCGTTGGTCGGTTCGTCCAGCACCAAAAGGTTGCTTTCCCGCGCCATGATCCGGGCCAGCAGCAGCCGCGCCTTTTCACCGCCCGACAACGACCGCACGGGCGCACGTGCCTGCGCCTCATCAAACAGGAATTCCTTGAGATATCCGACCACATGCTTTGGCTGGCCACGCACCAAAATCTGATCCGCCTTGCCCGACACCCGCATCTCGGAATCGCCGGTCATGCTTTCCCACAGACTCATATCAGGATCGAGCCGCGCCCGGCCCTGATCGAACACAGCCACATCCAGATTGGTACCTAACTTGACCGTGCCACTATCGGGGGCAATCTCTCCTGTCAGCATACGGATCAGTGTGGTCTTGCCCACGCCGTTCGGGCCGACAAAGGCAACGCGGTCGCCGCGCTGCACCGTTAGCGAAAAATCCTCGAGCACAACGGCATCACCGAACCGTTTGGAAATCCCCTGCGCGTCGATCACCTTTTTGCCCGACGCCCCGCCGGAACTAAGTCCCATAGCCGCAGTGCCCTGCCGTCGGATCATCGAGCTGCGCTCGGCCCGCAAATCTTGCAACGCGCGCACGCGGCCCTGATTGCGGGTACGCCGGGCGCTGATACCCTCAACCGCCCACTTGGCCTCGGCCTTGATCTTGCGATCCAGCTTGTGACGGTTCTGATCTTCTTCTTCCCAGGTCTTGTCGCGCCAGGCCTCGAAATCGGCAAAGCCCTGCTCTTGCCGCCGCACCGCGCCGCGGTCGATCCACAGCGTCGCGCGCGTCAGCTCGGTCAGGAAACGGCGGTCGTGGCTGATCAGGACAAAGGCCTTGCGTGTGGTCTTTAGCTCGGATTCGAGCCAGCCAATCGCCTCGATATCCAGATGGTTCGTCGGCTCGTCCAGAAGCATCAGGTCCGGTTCCTGCGCCATCAGCCGCGCCAGAGCCGCGCGCCGACGCTCCCCCCCTGACGCTGTCGCCACCAACCGTTCGGGATCGAACTTCAGCCCCTCGCCAGCCCGCTCGACCAGGTACATCTCGCCCGGCTCAAGTCCTTGCGCGGCATAGTCGCCCAGGGTTTCAAATCCAGCTAGATCCGGTTCCTGCTCCATATACCCGACCGAAATTCCCGGCGACACGGTTCGCAAACCGCTATCTGCCTCGACCAGTCCCGCCATGACCTTTAGCAGCGTCGATTTGCCCGACCCGTTGCGCCCGACCAGCGCCACCCGGTCACCGGGCTGCACCACAAGCGACAGATCGGCAAATACCGGATCCCCCCCAAAGGTAAGAGCAATGTCGGAAAGCTGGAAAAGGGGTGTCTGTGCCATGCCGCACCCGCTAGGCCCGTCGCCGGACAAGGTCAAGCGCCCGCACCTTCTTCTCTTGAAAAATACACCGGTAATTGGCGCAAACGAACCCGGCGTTGCAAACAGCAGGCGAAACGCACGTGGGTTTCGAAGGTTGTGGCGCAATTCCGCGATTCAGACTGTCTTCTCTGTCCGATCATCATCCATCACGGTCGGGCGTACCCGCCATCGCCTGCCACCAGTGGGCAGTTCCCCAAATAGCATACCAGACGTCGCGCGGCCGGATCAGCCAGGTTTCACCCGGCGCAAAAGGTCATGCTTCGGGGCGCTTGCGACTACGCCATCCGCCGCGACGACGCGGGGCCTCGGTCGCGGTCAGTCCTTCGGTCAGGACAAGCGTCATCGGATGCCCGACCTCACCGTGGCGCTGCAGCAACTCAGCAATCAGCGCAGAGGTCTGCGCATCCACCGGCACGGCCAGCGCCCAGTCAAGAAAGATCGACCGACATTCGCCATAGCTGATTCCCTCGATCCGATAGGCTTCATAGATCAGCCCCTTGGGATCGACCGTATCACCCTTTCTCATGACGTCTCCTCTGCATCCGGCAGAACCGCGTCCAGTATCGCCGCAGCGGCGGCAGCGTCCTGTTCCAGCTGCGACAACAACGCATCGATTCCCGTAACCCCAGCCAGTTTTGTGAGGAAACGACACCCCCCCGCACCAAGCGCTTGAGGTTTCAGCACGCTGTCCGAAATCAGCCGCGCGCCGATCTGCACGGTCCAGCACAGGGTATGCGTGTGCACCAAATGCGCTGCCTGCGGCGCTGATATCCAACCAAGGTCGCGCGCCGCCTCTATCCCGGTTGCCACGCTGCGATCAGGCGTCGCACTTACCAATGCGCCGGCCTGGGCAAACAGTTCGATGTCCTGCATCCGCCCGCGCCCCAGCTTGGGGTCCCAGGGATCGCTAGCCCTCTTGGCCGCCGCAATTCTTGCGCGCATCTGTGCCACGTCGCGCAGCACCTCATGATCGTCGCGCGGCACGATCAACAAGGTGTTGCGAAATGCCTCGACATCCTGCGCCAACGCCACGGGACCGGCAACAACCCGCGCCCGCGTCAGCGCCAGATGCTCCCAAGTCCAGGCGTCATTCTTTTGATAAGTGCGAAAGGCATCCAGACTGGTTGCCACCGGACCTTGATTGCCTGACGGGCGCAGACGCATGTCCAGCTCATACAGCCGCCCCTCGGCCATCGGCGCGGTCAGACCAGTGATCAATGCCTGTGTCAGTCGCGCATAATAGGTTCGGGACGGCAGCGGGCGACGCCCATCAGACGTCTCGACCCCATCCGGATCATAGATCACGATCACATCAAGGTCCGAACGCGCATGTAACCGCCCGGCACCCAGCGACCCCATGCCCAGCACAACGGCACCCCGCCCCGGCGCCGGGCCGTGCTTTTTGGCAAACTCTGCCTGCACCACCGGCCATAGCCCCGCCAGCGAAGCCTGCGCCAGATCAGCATAGCGCATCCCCGTCTCGGCCGCGTCGGCCAGCCCGCGCAACAGATGCACCCCGATGCGAAAATGCCATTCCTTGCCCCAGCGCCGCGCCGCATCCAGCTTGCGTTCATAATCGGCCTCGCGTGCCAGTACGTCGCCCAGTTCAGCAGTCAGTGCCACACCGCCCGGCCAATCGGCAAAGAAATCGCCGCCGATCACCGCATCGAGTACACCCGCATTGCGCGACAGATGCCGCGCCAGATCGGCGGATATGCCCGTGATGTCCACCAGCAGGTCAATGAGCTGCGGATTGGCCTCGAACAGCGAAAACACCTGAACGCCGGCCGGCAACCCTTCGAGAAAGCCGTCGAACGCCAGCAGCGCTTCATCGGGTTTGGCGGCCTGTCCCAGCCGCGACAGGATCTCGGGGCGCAGCCGGTTGAAAATCTCAACCGCGCGCCCGGATCGCAGTGCCGGATAGTTTGGCCAGCGCGACGTGATCGCGTTTTCATTGTCACTTTCCGCCGCTGGTTCACAGGCGTCGGGGGCAAAGAACCCCTCAGTCAGCTGATGCACTTCGGTCAGCCGGTCGCGCAAATCGCGCGTCATCGTGGTCGTGTCCAGCCCCATCAGGCTGGCGAGCCTGTCCAGCCCGTCGTCCGATCCGGGCATGTCGTGGGTCTGCGCGTCGTTGATCATCTGGACCCGGTGTTCGACCTCGCGCAGGTGACGGTAATGCCGCGCCAGCGTCTCAGCCACCTCGGGCGGAAACCAGCCTTTGGACGCCAGCACACGCAACCCCGGCACGGTTCCGCGCACCCGCAGATCCGGATCGCGCCCGCCGGCGATCAACTGCCGTGTCTGGGTGAAAAACTCGATCTCGCGGATACCGCCGCGCCCGAGTTTGAGGTTGTGCCCCGGCACCGTGATCGGCCCGCCCAGCCCCTTGTGTTTGCGAATTCGCAAGCGGATATCGTGCGCATCCTGAATTGCCGCAAAATCCAGATGCCGCCGCCAGATAAACGGGCGCAGCGTCTCAAGAAACGTTTGCCCCGCTGCAATGTCCCCCGCCGCTGGCCGCGCTTTGATATAGGCGGCGCGTTCCCAGGTGCGGCCCAAACTTTCGTAATACCGCTCGGCCGCGTCCATCGCCATGCAGACCGGCGTGACCGATGGATCGGGCCGCAGCCGCAGGTCGGTGCGAAAGACATAGCCGTCGCCGGTCAGATCATTCAGCGTCCCGCTCATCTTGCGGGTGGCGCGGACAAAGCCCGATCGCGCTTCGTGATACTGCTCCGGGTCGAACCGCGTCTCATCAAACAGGCAGATCAAATCGATATCCGACGAATAATTCAGCTCTGCGCCGCCCATTTTGCCCATGGCCAGCACCACCATCCCACAAGCCGTTTCAAGATCCGCCTCGGTCATGCCGGGCAGCTTGCCGCGCTTAACCTCAAGCGCCAGCGCCGGACGCAACGCCGCCTCGCAGGCGAGGTCAGCGAAATCGCTGAGAGTGCCGGTGACCTTTTCCAGCGGCCAAACGCCTGCCAGATCTGCCAGCGCAGTCAACAGCGCCACGCGGCGCTTGGCCTGTCGTAACCCAGGTGCAACCGTGTCGGCCCTGAGCGCGCCGACTTTGGTCATCAGCACGCTTAGCGTGCCCTCGGGATCGTCCAGCGCTGACTGAAGCCATTCAGCCTCGCGCGCGATCAAACCCTTGAGATAGGGACTGCTGCCACCGGTTCCATTCAGCAATTCAGCCACCGCCCCACGGGCCCAGGGCACCGCTTCCAGGGCGTCACGCCCGGCATCGGGTAAATATGGTCGCGGGCAGCGCGTCATGCGAGAAACAAAATCCATACGCGTAAATGCCCATGCCTATGCGTCACATGCAATGGTCTGCGTGGTGCCGAACGGTCACAGTCGTTGCCGCGCAAACAATTTTTTCGGTTTTGGATCGCCCGCGTGTTTTACAAACCCGACATCGCGCCGCTAGGCTTAGCGAAATTCACGCGGAATTTACGGAGCGGTATGTGAGTAAGAGTCTGAAACGTGTCCGTGCAGCGCTTGCCGATGCCGGGATCGAACCCGAGGTTGTCGAGGCGGGACAGGCCAGGACCGCTGCCGAGGCAGCCGCGGCTGTGGGCTGCGCGCTCGACCAGATTGCCAAGTCGATCATCTTTCGTGGCGAGACGTCGCAGACCGCACTGCTATTCCTGACGGCTGGTGGAAATCAGGTAGACGCGGCGCGTGCCTCTGCTCTTGCGGGTGAACCGCTGGGCAAGGCGGATGCCGCGCTGATCCGGTGTCAGACCGGCTTTGCCATTGGCGGGGTCGCGCCCCTGGGGCATCTCAATCCGATCCGCGCCTGGCTTGACCCCCGCCTGCTGGAGTTCGAAACAGTCTGGGCGGCGGCAGGCACGCCCCGGCATGTGTTTGCACTGCGCTCGACGCTTTTACAGCCCCTAACCGGAGCCGAAATAGCGGATTTCACTAAAACCCCACCGCCCCAACACCAGTAACAATTTGAATTAAAAAGAAAGTTTCGTAAATGTAAAAAACATTCACATCAACCCTTGAAGGTTTTGGCCAGAACCCCGATCTATTCAATGTGAACGGCATTCACATTGCAACGCAAACATCGGAGACCACAATGACTTCAACCTATACGAACGCAACGCTTCCTGCCGATGCCGGTTGGTTTTCGCGATGCGAGAGCTGGCTGGACAGCAAGGGCAAAGGCGCATGGGCCGCCGCAATTATACTCGGCTTTATCTTTTTCTGGCCGGTCGGCCTCGCCCTTCTCTTTTACGTGATCTGGAGCAAACGCATGTTTTCAAAATCCTGCGGCAAAGGCCGCCACGCGCATCGCCGTCACCACGGCTTTCACGGTATGAAATCCTCGGGCAACAGCGCCTTTGACGCCTACAAGGAAGAAACGCTGCGCCGTTTGCAGGATGAACAGGAAAACTTTGAGGCATTCCTTGAACGGCTGCGCGCCGCCAAGGACAAGTCCGAGTTCGACCAGTTCATGGAAGACCGCGAAGCCCGAACACGCGGCAACGACGACGCGGAAGCGCCCAACTTGCCAGCATAAACAGGTTTTCGGCGCGGCCCCAGAACGGGGCCGCGCCGTTCTATTGACGTGTCATAATCGCTACCTATTATGCCGACAGCCATACCTACCCCAGACGGAGTGTCTATGGATCATACGATATCCCACTTACCCGACCCGCAGTATCAGCCGCAGTTCTACAACGATGTGCCGCTAAAACGGGCGTTGGCGTGGGTCGTGGACCTGATCGTGGTCCTGGCATTGTTGATCCCGGTTGTCCTGATGACAGCGTTTGTCGGACTTTTCTTCCTGCCAGTGCTGTTTCTCTGCATTAGCTTTGTTTACCGCGTGATAACTCTGGCATCCGGATCTGCGACTTGGGGTATGCGCCTTATGGCGATTGAATTGCGCGACGCCCGCGGGCGACGTTTGACCCCGGGCCTCGCCTTTGTGCATACTTTGGGCTACACGATCTCGCTTTCGCTACCACTGGTGCAACTGGTGTCGGTTATCTTCATGGCCACATCCGAGCACGGCCAGGGCCTGAGCGATATGTCGCTGGGTACCGTAATGATCAACCGTCGGGCATAAAGTCGGCTGATCTCTTGCCGGTCAGAACCCCCATCTTTGCTATCAGCCCAGGTCTCTTGTCACAATGTCTGTGCATGCGAGCTCCGCTAGCCCTCACGCGGTAGGAACCCCGGATTTAGGAACCGCCCTCGGTTGCCTTGCGCCGGGGGGCTTGGCGGCGACAGATTCTGTTGCTACGCTTCGGACTAACAGATCAAACACCGGGACAAACATGCGCCACACGCTGCCACTTGCGCCGCAATTTTATGTGACCGCCCCGCAGCCGTGCCCCTATTTGCCGGGACGGATGGAGCGAAAGCTTTTTACCGCATTGCAGGGTGATACGGCGGAAAAGCTGAATGATTCCCTGTCCAAGCAGGGCTTTCGCCGGTCACAGAACGTGCTGTACCGACCATCTTGTGCGGAATGCGCCGCTTGTCTGTCGGCGCGCATTGATGTGTCTGCGTTCAATCCCAGCCGCAGCCAGCGCCGCACCTTGAATCGCAACCGCCACCTTGTGCGCCGCGCCACCAGCCCATGGGCGACCGAGGATCAGTACAGCCTGTTCCGGCGCTACCTTGACCAGCGCCACGCCGATGGCGGCATGGCCGACATGGACGTGTTCGAATTCGCCGCGATGATCGAAGAGACGCCAATCCGCAGCCGCGTCGTGGAATATGTCAATCGCGACACCGATACACTGACGGCGGTGTGCCTGACAGATGTGCTCGATGATGGGCTGTCGATGGTCTATTCCTTTTACGAACCGACGCTGCCAAAGCAGAGCCTGGGATCCTACATCATATTTGATCATATCGAAATCGCGCGCGAAGCCGGGCTGCCCTATGTCTATCTCGGCTACTGGGTGCCCGGGTCTGACAAGATGGGATACAAGGCCGGGTATTCCGGGCTCGAGATTTATCGCAAGGGCAAGTGGCAAAAACTGCAGCCGTCCGACACTTTTGAGGCGGATATTCACCCGCTCTCGACCGATCCGATTGCGGAACAGGTTGCCAATATTTCGCTGCCCGACGTCCGCGGATGACGCAGCGCCTGCACGCCGTGACGTTGGTTGTACCCGACTATGACACGGCCATCGCGTTTTACGTCGATACCTTGGGATTCACGCTGCTTGACGATCTGAGGTTGTCGGCCAGCAAACGCTGGGTCCGCGTTGCCTTGCCCGGGGACGATGCGACCAGCCTGCTGCTGGCCCGCGCCGACACCCCGGAACAACAGACCAGCATCGGCAATCAGACCGGCGGTCGGGTTGGCTTTTTCCTGGCCACTGACGATTTCCATCGGGACCACTCGGCAATGACCGCCGCTGGCGTGACGTTTGAAGAAAGCCCGCGCAGCGAAGTCTATGGCATCGTTGCCGTCTTTCGCGACCCGTTTGGCAACCGCTGGGATCTGATCCAGTTTACCTGATCCTGCAACTGCCCTGCGCCGATTGAGTTTTTCGCAATCGGGCCTGTCCTTCGGGAACCGTCGCGCGCTTCGGGCGTTCTTATGGCAATGCAAATTCAGGAGGCACAAATGTCCGAGAACACAAAACTCACTCTGCCCGTCACCCGTCTTGCGCGCGAAAACGATAAATTCCGCGACGTGATCTGGACCGGCGATCAGGCGCAACTTGTCCTCATGGCAATTCCCCAGGGCGGCGAAATCGGCGGCGAAGTTCACAAAGGGCATGATCAACTTTTGTGGTTTGTCGAGGGAACAGGCCGGGCCAAAATCGGCGAGACCGAATACGATTTTGGTGAGGGCGATCTGAGCATTGTCCCCTCTGGCACATATCACAATTTCCGCAATACCGGGTCTGGGCCACTGAAACTCTATACAACTTACAGCCCGCCAGAGCATGAACCGGGCGAAAAATACGCCACCAAGAAAGAGGCCGATTCAGCAGAGGCCTGATCGCGCCACCTTGCCACGCAAAACGGCAGACAAAAAAGCGGGCCGCCCCCACCCAGCGCGGCCCGCTTTCTGTTGTCCGGCTCCGCCCACCAGCAGGCGGTAACGTCGACCGGGTCAGTGGTGTGACAAAACCGAACGCCCCAGCCCCCTGGGGTTGTCCGATGTCGCCAACGATCTTAAAGGTGATCTTTCAAAACTTAGTACAACCATAGGTATTTTTCCTTTACGGCAGGAATGAGGCAAATCCTAAATTTTTTGTGAATCTCTCTGCTTCAAACAAGGAACGTCCGCCCCGGCATGGCCGACCGCAGAACCGGGCAACACGGCAATTGGCCCGTTTGGGATCAGTTCGGGATCAGATCCGGCACAATCGTTACAATGCCGGGGAAGAACCACAGGATTGCGAGACCCAGCACCTGGATCAAAACGAACGGGATCACGCCGCGATAGATATGTCCGGTTGTCACCTCTTTTGGCGCGACTCCGCGTAGATAAAATAGCGCAAACCCAAATGGCGGCGTCAGGAACGACGTCTGCAGGTTCACCGCGATCATGATCGTCACCCATTTTGGATCAAACGACCCACCATAGATCACCGGACCCACAATGGGCACCACGATGTAGATGATCTCGAGAAAATCCAGAACAAAGCCCAGAAAGAACAGCACCAGCATCACGATCAGAAAGACTTTGACCTCGGAATCAAAGCTCTTGAGGAAATCCTGAATGTAATGTTCGCCGCCGAACGAAATCACCACCAGGTTCAGCAGCTGTGACGCGATCAGGATGGTGAACACCATGCTGGTAACTTTGGCCGTCTCGCGCACTGCCGGTGTCAGCACGCCGGACTTGAACAGCACCCAACAGGCAAAGAGCAGCCCGAACCCGGCATAGAGATACGCTGCATAAGCCACTGTGAACGCGATCCACGTCTCGACACTGGCACCTTCGGCAAGGTTGATGCGCATATCAAAATTCACGCCGACCAGGATCATCACCATCACCGCAAAGGTCGAATAAAGGATGATCTTGGGGGAACGATCCTGCTCTTTCAGCTTGCGGTACGCCGCCAGCATGATCGCGCCCGCCGCCCCGAGTGCCGCAGCAGGCGTCGGGTTGGTGATGCCGCCCAGGATCGACCCCAGCACCGCAACGATCAGCACCAGCGGCGGAAACACCACCCGGATTAGTTCGTTTTGTGACATGCGGATCGCCGCCTCGCGACAGCCCCAGAGCGCGATACCCGCCGGTATCGCCACCAGCAGCACCACAACCCCGGACGAGGTCAGCGGCCCTACAAACAGCACATCCACCAGCATCACACCCAGAATACCAATCGCGCCCACGATCAGCGGCATTGGCGCAGACGAAGGTGACACCCCACGGGCAAAGGCAAGCGGCACTGCCATCAGGATCAGCAGGATCGCCACGCCGGTGCCAATCGGGGCCGCATTCGCCACCTTTTCCGCCCGCGCCTGCGTAACCTCTTCTGCACTCAGTCGATGGCTTTCGACCGCGCCGCCCGACGCGTCAATCGCCGCCTGTTCCTCAAGTGCTGTATCCCATGCCGACTGCCCATGCAGTTCAATCATCGACGCCTGACAATCCGCGCCAACATTTGTGCGCAGACTTGCCGCCTCACCGATGTCGGAAAAGCTGTCGACCGTGGTGGATTGGCTGCCCACCAGACCAACCTCGGCCAGCAGCAGAGTCCCGGCGATGATCGCAATTGGCACACCAAGGAACCAGGTAAAGCCTTCGCCTTTGGTAATGATCTCACCATTGGCGGCGCCCATCGCGACCGCAGGTGCCTTGTGTGGGTTGAGCATGGCGTAGCCAAAGGCATAGAGCGCATAGAGCATCGCCAGCAGGATCCCCGGCAGCAGCGCCGCCTGAAACAGCGTACCGACCGACACGACCGCAGGCTCACCCAGATAGGTTAGCGCATCGGTGCACCCGGCAAGCTGTGCCCGCGCGTCCTGTGCGGCAGAATAAAGATCCCCCGCAAGCGTGCCCAAAAGGACGATCACGATCGACGGCGGGATAATCTGCCCCAACGTACCCGATGCCGCGATCACTCCGGTCGCCAGTTCCGGCGAGTAATTGTTGCGCAGCATGGTGGGCAGCGCTAGCAGGCCCATCGTCACCACAGTTGCGCCCACAATGCCGGTCGACGCGGCAAGGAACGCGCCCACAACCACAATCGATACCGCCAGACCACCGGGCAGCGGACCAAACACCCGCGCCATCGTGGTCAGCAGGTCGTTGGCGATCTTGGAGCGTTCCAGCACAATCCCCATCAACACGAACATCAGCACCGCCAGAAGCGTCTCGATGCTCTGCCCCGCCAGAACGCGTTCGTTAATGCGGTTGACGATAAAGGACACATTGCGATCCAGTGCAGTCTCCCACCCTTGGGGAAAGACCGAAATGCCGGCGCGCGGCAGGTCCGGGTTGCGAAAGATCGATATGGAATCCGCATTGACCCCGCTGGCCACCAACGCGTCATACGCGCCGGATCCGGTGTCAATGGCCTGGTGAATCAACAAACCGGCGCTGTCCAGCGCCGCGATGATCCCGAAGGAAATGACCCCGGCACCACCGATGGCAAAGGCCACCGGAAAGCCCGAGAGGATTGACGCAAAAAGCGTGGCGAATACGATGATCAGCCCGATCTCGACGCCATCAAGTCCGAATAGCATGTGGTATCCCCCGCCCCTCAGAATTCCGCGTGGTCGTAAGCTTCTTCACCAGCTTCGAGCACGTCTCTATCTAGATATTTGCCTTCTGAATCCTCGCCTTCTGTCCACTCCAGGAACGAGCGGTAAAAGAACGCTATGGCCTGTAGAAAGATCAACCCGCAAAAGGCAACGAGCAGGATCTTGAATAGGAAATAGGCGGTGAAGCCATTCGGGCTAAAGCCGATGGTTTCAACATTCCAGCGCAGGGCGCGGGATTTGTTCAGCAATCGATCCAGCGTGTCGGACGCTGACGGGTTTGGCACGATCAGATGCCGCCACATAAAGAACCATCCGTACAGCCAGATCAGCACCGCCATCGGCATCATAAAGAACAGACTGCCCAGCATGTCGATCACCCGTTTCGCGCGGTAGCTGACCGCCGAATACACCAGATCGACGCGCACATGACCGCCCTGAACGAACGTGTAAGTCAGGCACAGGGCCACGACCAACGCGTTGTAAAACTTGAGCTCTTCGGCCCACCAGCTGATATCGAACTGCAACGGAATACCGAACCCGATCGAGATGTCGGGCCGGGTAAAGATCCGCTGCATGAAGACGATGACCACCTGTTGCAGCACCATCAGCAGGCCCGCCCAGGCAAAGGTGCGGCCCAGCACGTTGGCCAACCCTTCGAGTGCGCGCACACAGCCCCACATGAACCGGTTGGACCACAGGCCCACCGCCGTCAGAACCAGAAACCCGGTAAAACAGACAAAGAAAAACTCGGTCGAGCCGCCGTAATAGACAAATCGCATCACCGCCTGCTTGTCCGACCAGTCCAGCCACAACGCGGGATGTGTCACCGCATAACCGAAATTGTAGAACGCCATCACGATGTTTTGCAGCACCCAGACGGCTCCAATGCCGATGGCGCTGATCGCTTGTCCCAGCCCGACCACCTCGTGTTCGTCCATCTCCCCCCCCGTGCCCCGGTTTGCCCGGACTTTTTCCTGCGAATGTCGCCACAACGGGGCCTCTGTCACCAGAAGCCCCGTTGGTGTTCGCCGTTAAAATTCAGGCTCCGCCCAGCACGCGCACCCGCTGCTCGACATAATAGCCGTCGGATTTGTTGATCCAGGCGGCTGAAGAAGCCATCGACTCGTCAAACGAATTGCGGATTCGCGCAAAAAGCTCGTCGTCCATATAAGCGTCGAGGACCTCTTTCGACGCGGCACCAAAGGCGTCCCAAACATCATCCGGGAACTGCAGCGTCTTGACGCCCTGCGCTTGCAAACGCGCCAGAGCGGCGCCGTTGCTCGCCAGTGTTTCGGACAGTTGGTAATGCGTCACCGCCTGGCAGGCGATGTTCATGATGTCCTTGTGATGCTGGCTCAGGTCATTCCACACGTCAAGGTTGATCGACGCCGCGAGTGCCGATCCCGGCTCGTGGAAACCGGCGGTATAATAGATTTTGGCCACTTCCTGGAAACCAGCGCGTTCGTCGGCCATCGGACCAACCCATTCAAGACCGTCCAGCGCGCCCGAGGACAACGCCTGATACAGCTCACCACCTGGGATGTTCTGGACCGATGCGCCCAGCTTGCCCAGCACTTCGCCACCCAGACCAGGCATACGGAACTTGAGACCGTTGAAATCCGAAGCCGAGTTGATTTCCTTGCGGAACCAGCCACCGGATTGCGATCCGGAATTACCGGCGATCATACCCTTGAGGTTAAAGATCTCGCCCAGCTCGTCATGCAGTTCCTGACCACCACCATGGTGATACCAGTTGGTGACTTCCTGTGCGGTGCCGCCGAATGGTACCGCGGTGAAATAGGCATAGGCCGGGTGCTGCCCGACGAAATAGTAATCCGCCGCGTGGTACATATCCGCCTGCCCCGACGACACAGCGTCGAACACTTCGAGCGCGCCAACCAGCTCACCCGGCGCTTTTTTGTCGATGGTCAGTTCGCCATCCGACAGCTTGCCAACATAGTCGACCAGATAGCTGGCCGCATCGTCCAGCACGGCAAAACCGCGTGGCCAGGACGTGACCATGGTAAGGGTCCGTTTGCCCTGTGCGTAAGCCGGTGCCGCCAGAGTCGAGGCCGCAGCCGCCGATCCACCCAGCGCGGACGTTTTCAGAAATGAACGACGATCCATAGAGTTCCTCCCGTTTGTGGCTGCGCCTGGGCATTTTTCCGCCTCGCGCAGATCGTTAAGTCTGCCGACGGTAGCCCCGCCAAAATGACAGCAAAATACCCAGAGATACGGAGAAG is part of the Puniceibacterium sp. IMCC21224 genome and harbors:
- a CDS encoding ABC-F family ATP-binding cassette domain-containing protein; this encodes MAQTPLFQLSDIALTFGGDPVFADLSLVVQPGDRVALVGRNGSGKSTLLKVMAGLVEADSGLRTVSPGISVGYMEQEPDLAGFETLGDYAAQGLEPGEMYLVERAGEGLKFDPERLVATASGGERRRAALARLMAQEPDLMLLDEPTNHLDIEAIGWLESELKTTRKAFVLISHDRRFLTELTRATLWIDRGAVRRQEQGFADFEAWRDKTWEEEDQNRHKLDRKIKAEAKWAVEGISARRTRNQGRVRALQDLRAERSSMIRRQGTAAMGLSSGGASGKKVIDAQGISKRFGDAVVLEDFSLTVQRGDRVAFVGPNGVGKTTLIRMLTGEIAPDSGTVKLGTNLDVAVFDQGRARLDPDMSLWESMTGDSEMRVSGKADQILVRGQPKHVVGYLKEFLFDEAQARAPVRSLSGGEKARLLLARIMARESNLLVLDEPTNDLDVETLDLLQDLLGDYDGTVLLISHDRDFLDRVASTTVALEGDGRGTVYAGGWSDYRSQRGGDFSDVKAQKGSKRAKGGAAKAATPTVKGLSFTEQHKLDALPGEIARLEAEIAKLEELLATPELFTREPVKFRKATEALVTRQSALAKAEEDWLSLAERAEAAG
- a CDS encoding [glutamate--ammonia-ligase] adenylyltransferase, with the protein product MDFVSRMTRCPRPYLPDAGRDALEAVPWARGAVAELLNGTGGSSPYLKGLIAREAEWLQSALDDPEGTLSVLMTKVGALRADTVAPGLRQAKRRVALLTALADLAGVWPLEKVTGTLSDFADLACEAALRPALALEVKRGKLPGMTEADLETACGMVVLAMGKMGGAELNYSSDIDLICLFDETRFDPEQYHEARSGFVRATRKMSGTLNDLTGDGYVFRTDLRLRPDPSVTPVCMAMDAAERYYESLGRTWERAAYIKARPAAGDIAAGQTFLETLRPFIWRRHLDFAAIQDAHDIRLRIRKHKGLGGPITVPGHNLKLGRGGIREIEFFTQTRQLIAGGRDPDLRVRGTVPGLRVLASKGWFPPEVAETLARHYRHLREVEHRVQMINDAQTHDMPGSDDGLDRLASLMGLDTTTMTRDLRDRLTEVHQLTEGFFAPDACEPAAESDNENAITSRWPNYPALRSGRAVEIFNRLRPEILSRLGQAAKPDEALLAFDGFLEGLPAGVQVFSLFEANPQLIDLLVDITGISADLARHLSRNAGVLDAVIGGDFFADWPGGVALTAELGDVLAREADYERKLDAARRWGKEWHFRIGVHLLRGLADAAETGMRYADLAQASLAGLWPVVQAEFAKKHGPAPGRGAVVLGMGSLGAGRLHARSDLDVIVIYDPDGVETSDGRRPLPSRTYYARLTQALITGLTAPMAEGRLYELDMRLRPSGNQGPVATSLDAFRTYQKNDAWTWEHLALTRARVVAGPVALAQDVEAFRNTLLIVPRDDHEVLRDVAQMRARIAAAKRASDPWDPKLGRGRMQDIELFAQAGALVSATPDRSVATGIEAARDLGWISAPQAAHLVHTHTLCWTVQIGARLISDSVLKPQALGAGGCRFLTKLAGVTGIDALLSQLEQDAAAAAAILDAVLPDAEETS
- a CDS encoding YbaK/EbsC family protein, whose protein sequence is MSKSLKRVRAALADAGIEPEVVEAGQARTAAEAAAAVGCALDQIAKSIIFRGETSQTALLFLTAGGNQVDAARASALAGEPLGKADAALIRCQTGFAIGGVAPLGHLNPIRAWLDPRLLEFETVWAAAGTPRHVFALRSTLLQPLTGAEIADFTKTPPPQHQ
- a CDS encoding DUF2852 domain-containing protein; its protein translation is MTSTYTNATLPADAGWFSRCESWLDSKGKGAWAAAIILGFIFFWPVGLALLFYVIWSKRMFSKSCGKGRHAHRRHHGFHGMKSSGNSAFDAYKEETLRRLQDEQENFEAFLERLRAAKDKSEFDQFMEDREARTRGNDDAEAPNLPA
- a CDS encoding RDD family protein, yielding MDHTISHLPDPQYQPQFYNDVPLKRALAWVVDLIVVLALLIPVVLMTAFVGLFFLPVLFLCISFVYRVITLASGSATWGMRLMAIELRDARGRRLTPGLAFVHTLGYTISLSLPLVQLVSVIFMATSEHGQGLSDMSLGTVMINRRA